The Engystomops pustulosus chromosome 4, aEngPut4.maternal, whole genome shotgun sequence genome contains a region encoding:
- the LOC140125829 gene encoding asialoglycoprotein receptor 1-like isoform X1, with translation MSVEYNDLQTDSEEIEMKMWIPQPSSRLPCALIILCASLFFIIIVLIILFRTPGEKPADRTTEFKIGNLSESMALKVGQLSQEGTKIAEKLQQMDTNLKTIQTDTSIGQLQRDMQRVLSAIGRLSNRINKLDNSSDEITCPDGWRKNQLSCYFYSSDGKPWEDAKKICETKSAHLVVINSEEEQNFIFGITTGKYTWIGLTDVSGEWKWVDGTRYESTPQYWLPGQPDEYFGHGLGGGEDCAHLHSNGRWNDDHCSRRYWYLCEKNM, from the exons AGATCGAAATGAAAATGTGGATCCCTCAACCATCATCACGACTTCCCTGCGCCTTGATCATTCTCTGTGCCTCCCTCTTCTTCATCATTATTGTTCTCATCATCTTGTTCAGAA CCCCTGGAGAAAAACCAGCTGATCGCACCACAGAGTTTAAGATTGGTAACCTCAGCGAGAGCATGGCCTTGAAGGTTGGTCAGCTGTCTCAGGAAG GCACCAAGATTGCAGAAAAGTTACAGCAGATGGACACCAATTTGAAAACCATTCAGACGGACACTTCCATAG GCCAGCTGCAGAGGGATATGCAGAGAGTCCTGTCGGCCATCGGTAGACTGTCCAATCGGATAAACAAGCTTGATAATA GTTCTGATGAAATCACTTGTCCCGATGGATGGCGTAAGAATCAGCTCAGCTGTTACTTCTACTCTAGTGACGGAAAACCATGGGAAGATGCCAAGAAAATCTGTGAGACCAAAAGCGCTCATCTGGTGGTCATCAACtccgaggaggagcag AATTTCATATTCGGAATCACAACTGGTAAATACACCTGGATCGGACTGACAGACGTTTCGGGGGAGTGGAAGTGGGTGGATGGGACCAGATACGAGTCAACCCCGCA GTACTGGCTCCCTGGTCAACCTGATGAGTATTTTGGTCATGGACTTGGTGGAGGAGAAGACTGCGCACATCTCCATAGTAATGGGCGGTGGAACGATGACCACTGCTCGCGCCGTTACTGGTATCTGTGTGAGAAGAACATGTGA
- the LOC140125829 gene encoding asialoglycoprotein receptor 1-like isoform X2 has translation MEKSGGYREFTPRKIEMKMWIPQPSSRLPCALIILCASLFFIIIVLIILFRTPGEKPADRTTEFKIGNLSESMALKVGQLSQEGTKIAEKLQQMDTNLKTIQTDTSIGQLQRDMQRVLSAIGRLSNRINKLDNSSDEITCPDGWRKNQLSCYFYSSDGKPWEDAKKICETKSAHLVVINSEEEQNFIFGITTGKYTWIGLTDVSGEWKWVDGTRYESTPQYWLPGQPDEYFGHGLGGGEDCAHLHSNGRWNDDHCSRRYWYLCEKNM, from the exons AGATCGAAATGAAAATGTGGATCCCTCAACCATCATCACGACTTCCCTGCGCCTTGATCATTCTCTGTGCCTCCCTCTTCTTCATCATTATTGTTCTCATCATCTTGTTCAGAA CCCCTGGAGAAAAACCAGCTGATCGCACCACAGAGTTTAAGATTGGTAACCTCAGCGAGAGCATGGCCTTGAAGGTTGGTCAGCTGTCTCAGGAAG GCACCAAGATTGCAGAAAAGTTACAGCAGATGGACACCAATTTGAAAACCATTCAGACGGACACTTCCATAG GCCAGCTGCAGAGGGATATGCAGAGAGTCCTGTCGGCCATCGGTAGACTGTCCAATCGGATAAACAAGCTTGATAATA GTTCTGATGAAATCACTTGTCCCGATGGATGGCGTAAGAATCAGCTCAGCTGTTACTTCTACTCTAGTGACGGAAAACCATGGGAAGATGCCAAGAAAATCTGTGAGACCAAAAGCGCTCATCTGGTGGTCATCAACtccgaggaggagcag AATTTCATATTCGGAATCACAACTGGTAAATACACCTGGATCGGACTGACAGACGTTTCGGGGGAGTGGAAGTGGGTGGATGGGACCAGATACGAGTCAACCCCGCA GTACTGGCTCCCTGGTCAACCTGATGAGTATTTTGGTCATGGACTTGGTGGAGGAGAAGACTGCGCACATCTCCATAGTAATGGGCGGTGGAACGATGACCACTGCTCGCGCCGTTACTGGTATCTGTGTGAGAAGAACATGTGA